A region of the Falco rusticolus isolate bFalRus1 chromosome 6, bFalRus1.pri, whole genome shotgun sequence genome:
aagcTGTCTGCACGCTAGAAGTGACCTTTGGTAGTAATTGTCAGAATCAGTTGATCAGCGAGAGCTTGGTTATGTAAGGAAGCTATGATCAGGTTAATGATGTGATAATGTGCTGGGAAACTGGTGTTCCTGCTCTTTATTTGTCTAACTCTTGATCTTGTGGACAGACTTTTTGGTAGGGCCTGTAttgataggacaaggggggGTGGTTCTAAACTGTaggagggtagatttagattagatactaggaagaaattccttattgtgagggtggtgagacactggcccaggctgcccagagcagctgtgggtgccccatccctggcagcgctcaaggccaggctggacggggctgggagcagcctgggctggtggaaggtgtcccttcccatggcaggggggctggaactgggtgatttttaaggtcctttccaacccaaaccattctatgatctGATACCTTTTAAGCAACAAAATCTTTTAATGGATATGCTGCTCTATCTGAAGTTCAAAGCttatttgctgctttctccaCTAGAAATTATACTCTGCACAATTAATAATACCATACCAAGTGTGGGGGCTGAGAATCTGTGATGTTTTCTAGCCGGTCTTGATGTTTTCTCCCTGATGGGAGCTGTGCAAGCGGAGAGTCCTCTATTTCCAGCGTGTACTTCCTGCTCCCACTGGCTGCCCTGCCACATGACGTTGATGTGCCTCTGCCACACTTGCGCAGAAGAGAAGTAATGCTCCAGAAATTTTAATGAGGGTTATAAAGTCCTGGTGGAGGTGGACCTTGTTATTCTTGAGGTGGGAACTGCCCCTGTTTACATTTTAACTCTTAACAAGTAGCAGGTTTCTCATAGGACAGTTTCTTACAACTTGGagtacagaaaatactgaaaatttgtCAGATTGCAGGAGTAAGAGTGTATtgggagcaggaagaaaaaaggaggaggctGGGCAGTGGTGTTGGATAAAGAAGTTGCTTTGTGAACTGTGTTTCACTCTACAAATTGTAGTGTCTCACTTCCCATCTGTGACATTGGGATATTGATATAACTGATAGGTAAAAGGTCTCGTTCCTGTTGGAAGTGCTCACTGTTAGTAAGGCAATCTGTATAAATGTGAAAGGAGAACTTCAGCTGCTCATTCTTAAAACGAAGCTATGACTTTGGCAAATAGGTTAATGCAAACAAACCTTCTGTCTCTGCTCAACAGATGCCATGTTGTCTCAGAAGAGGGGACGAATACCTTCCAGAATAGCCATGAACTGTTGTTGGAAAGTCCTGGCAATTTTCTTACTACTTCTTCCAAGTGCATTGTCTCTCCAGCCAGCCCAGTCCAGAGTGTTGCTGGTATCTTTTGATGGATTTCGATGGGATTACATCTATAAAGTCTCAACTCCCAATTTTCATTATGCCATGGAGAACGGTGTTCATATCAAACAGGTCACTAATGTGTTTATAACAAAAACATATCCGAATCATTATACAATGGTGACTGGTCTCTATGCAGAAAGCCACGGTATAGTTGCTAATGAGATGTATGACCCTATTCTGAATGAAACTTTCTCTCTGAACAAAATGGATACCCATAACTCCAGGTTCTGGGAAGAAGCCAGCCCAATATGGGTAACAAATCAGAGGGAAGGACATAAAACTGGTGCAGCTATGTGGCCTGGAACAGATGTGAAAATACATGGGGTCTTTCCTACACATTACATGCCCTACAATGAATCAGTTTCCTTTGAAGACAGAGTTGCTAGGCTTATTGACTGGTTTACATCAGAAGAACCCATAAACTTTGGTCTCCTTTATTGGGAACAGCCTGATGAGATGGGCCATATTCTGGGCCCAGAAAACCCACTTATGGGACCAATAATTAGTGATATTGACCAAAAATTGGGATATCTTATGTCTGAACTGAAGAAGGCGAAGCTGTGGGGTGTGATAAATGTCATAATCACAAGTGATCATGGAATGTCGCAGTTGTCCTCGGAAAGGCTCATTGAGCTTGATCAGTATGTGAACAGAGAGCTCTATAAAGTCATTGAGCATTCTCCTGCAGTAGCTATTTTGCCAAATGAAGGTAGGACCTATAGCAGTAAAATTCTTTGAAGGAAATACCTGAGTATTAAAACTTAAGAGATTTCATTCCTTACCTgaagtgctggcagcagcgctGATGCCAGTAGGACATCAGCCTTGTACAAGGATTACTTGCAGGATcagttttttgttctttttactaACTCTGTCAAGAGCCTGGCTtaactttctgaaatgaaaagtgagCAAATTGGTCTGTTCTTGACTCATATTGCCAAATATCCTTGAGTCCTTAGGAGAAGTAAGATAATCTAACGGCACTATCGAGGGTGAATGGCTTTCTAGATAGATAACAGCTGAATGTTACATATCATTGCCTTTCATCAAGATACTAAAGCCATAGTGGAAGGGTTAGATTTCTAACTCAAACAGTAAACTGAAACCAGATGGGGCCCTTTGATAAAAAGAACGTCTGTGTTGGCTATTTGATTACCTGCCAGCTATTGTAGTTCACgtcagtggttttttttttttccccatcatgCTGAACAGCTAGCCAGTTCTGTTCATACCACTTTTATTGT
Encoded here:
- the ENPP5 gene encoding ectonucleotide pyrophosphatase/phosphodiesterase family member 5, with protein sequence MLSQKRGRIPSRIAMNCCWKVLAIFLLLLPSALSLQPAQSRVLLVSFDGFRWDYIYKVSTPNFHYAMENGVHIKQVTNVFITKTYPNHYTMVTGLYAESHGIVANEMYDPILNETFSLNKMDTHNSRFWEEASPIWVTNQREGHKTGAAMWPGTDVKIHGVFPTHYMPYNESVSFEDRVARLIDWFTSEEPINFGLLYWEQPDEMGHILGPENPLMGPIISDIDQKLGYLMSELKKAKLWGVINVIITSDHGMSQLSSERLIELDQYVNRELYKVIEHSPAVAILPNEGKLDEVYETLANAHPNMTVYKKEQIPDRLHYKHNRKIQPILAVADKGWEIVYNKSDGFQFGNHGYDNILPEMHPIFLAVGPAFRKNATKEVMNATDIYPLLCHLLGINALPNNGSFNAVKDILAEEVPVVFGADTYATIVGVFLGSFLVIVFIAVFVKHFIFTQLNTMQVQHTEAAQPLLQD